Within Thermococcus celer Vu 13 = JCM 8558, the genomic segment TGATGACGTGCTTTATCGTCTCGTTGTCGACCCCGTCCATTATCACGAACTTCCTCTGATGCCAGTCACTCGGGCCGTTCAGCGTTTCGGCCCTTTCGAATATCTCGCTCACCAAGCACTCCTTGCAGTCCTCCGGAACCCCAAAGGCAGGTATCCTGAGGGCTTCACGGAGCATCTCCATTTCCCCGGGCGTGAACCCGATCACTATGGCCTTTCCATTCATTCTACCATCCTCCCGATCCTTTCCATCAACCTCTCCATGGCCTCCCCGGCGGGATAACGGAGGAAGACGTCGGCAATAGGGGTGATTCCACTCTCCTCCGGGTTTATCTCGATAACCCTTCCGCCGGTTTCCTTGACTATCTGGGGAATGTAAGCGGCCGGGTAGACCACCCCGCTCGTCCCGATGACGAGGACAACGTCCGCCCTCTCGGCGAGCCTGAAGGCCTCCTCAAGGGCTTCCCGCGGTAAAGGCTCCCCGAACCACACCACGTCGGGTCTCAGGAGGGAGCCGCATTCTGGACACCTCGGGAGGCCTTTCTCTTTCAAAAACTCGTTCAGGCGTCCGCTCCTTTTCAGGTCTTCCGTATAACCGCAGGAGGTGCACCTCACCCTGAAGATGTTGCCGTGGAGCTCGATGACGTTTTGGCTTCCCGCCTCGCGGTGGAGGTCGTCAACGTTCTGGGTTATCACGGCTTTAACGATGCCCATCCTCTCGAGCTCCGCCAGGGCTCTGTGGGCCCTGTTGGGCCTGGCCCTCATTATCAGCTTCATGCGCCACCTGTAAAACTCCCAGACGAGATTTGGATCTTTCCTAAAGGCCTCCGGGGTTGCGAGCTCCTCAGGACGGTACTTCTTCCAGAGCCCACTGCCTCCCCGAAAGGTCGGGACGCCGCTCTCGGCGCTTATCCCCGCACCGGTGAAGGCTATGGCGAACCTCGAACGGGCCAGCAGTTTGGCGGCCTCCTCCATCATGCTTTCGGCTACTCGGCGTTCCTTAAAAATTCTTCCCGGGGTTGAGGTCTCAAAGGGGTTACACCGAAGGATCTTTGGGTGGGCCTTCGCGTTTCCGTGCGAGGGTTTAAATTGTGTTCATGAATACATCCTATCGGAGGTGAGAGCATGCCCGTTTCGGAGGGGGTTAGGAGGGAGAGGGTTGCAACCTCACACGGGAGGTACTACCAGGCGAGACTCTCAGCTCAGAGGCGCAAGAAGCTCACCGTCATCCAGAACATCAGGAAGAGGAAAGGGGTCAGGGGCATACGCACGAACATAATAACCGTGGAGAAGCCGCGCATAACGAAGGGAGAGGCGCTCGCCATACTCGTGGGGACTCAAATAGGTGCAGGCGTCCTGGGACTGCCGTACGCGGCGAGCAAAGTCGGCTTAATCCCGGCTCTGGGGGTCCTCACCGGAGTAATGCTCCTAATGCTCGGGACGGCCTTCATAGTGCTCAGGTTCAGCGCCGGGATGGGCGGTGCCCAGATGAGCACAATCGCAGGAAAAACGCTCGGAAGGGCCGGCGGCTGGCTGATGTACCTCAGCGTGAGCCTGATGAGCTTCGGGGCGATACTCGCCTACATAGCAGGTATGGGCAACGTCTTCGCGAGCCTCTTCGGCGTCAGCGAGACGGTGGGGGCGGCGATATTCTGGGTTCTCGCTTCCATCGTCGTTTACAGGGGACTCGAGGCGAGCGGAAAGACCGAGCTGGTGCTGAGCTACATTATGCTGTTCCTCTTCGTGGCGGTCACGGCCATGCTCCTTCCCCATGCGGAACCCGAGAGGGCCCTCTACGTGAGGTGGAGCGGGCTCCTCAGCATAACCGGCGTCTCAATCTTCGCCCTCGGTTGCCACACCATAATCCCCGACGTCTACAAGGGGCTCGGTAGCTATAAGGAGGCAAAGAGGGTGCTCGTGCTGGCTTTCCTCATACCAACGGCGCTCTACGCGGTTTTCATGGCCTCCTTCCTGCTGGTCTTCGGAACGGAGACGCCCCAGGTGGCCACGCAGGCCCTCGAGCTGATATACGGGAAACCCGGCTGGCTCGTTGGCAACCTCATACCCCTGCTCGCCATCACGACGAGCTTCATAGGGATCGCACTGGCCCAGCAGAGCAACAACGAGGAGTTCGCGAAATTGGGCAGAGAATGGGCGTGGGCCCTGACGGTCATCCCGCCGGCGGCGCTCTACTTCGCTGGAGTCAAGAACTTCGCCGACGTCTTGGCTTTCGCCGGCGACACGGGTGACATGATGGCGTTCATAGTGCTCCCGGTGCTGATGTGGCTGGCCTCGAGGCTCAGGAGGTGAACCCTCCCGTCTTTTTCTTTTATTGCCCTACTACGATGCACGTTTCTGAACGCGTGCACAGATGAGGTAAGGTTTATATCCTCCCCGTTCAAATCCTCATCGAGGTGTTTCCCATGGCTGAAGGATACAGGGACTATCGCGACAGGGTTCTGAACTTTATAGAGGAGCACGAGAACTGGAGGAGCCACACCATAAACCTCATAGCGAGCGAAAACGTCACCTCGCCGAGCGTTAACCGCGCCGTGAGGAGCGGCTTCATGCACAAGTACGCCGAGGGCTGGCCGAAGCAGAGGTACTACCAGGGCTGCAAGTACGTCGACGAGGTCGAGCTCATAGGCGTCGAGCTCTTCACCAAGCTCTTCAAGAGCGATTTCGCCGACCTAAGGCCGATCTCAGGAACCAACGCCAACCAAGCGGCGTTCTTCGGGCTCACCCAGGCCGGCGATAAGGCCATAGTCCTCCACACCAGCCACGGCGGGCACATAAGCCACATGCCCTTCGGCGCCGCCGGGATGCGCGGTCTGGAAGTCCACACCTGGCCCTTCGACAACGAGGAGTTCAACATCGACGTTGACAAGGCCGAGAAGCTCATCCGTGAGCTCGAGCCAAAGGTAGTCGTCTTCGGCGGCTCGCTCTTCCCGTTCCCGCACCCGGTCAAGGAGCTCGCCCCCGTAGCCAAGGAGGTCGGGGCCTACGTCATGTACGACGCCGCCCACGTCCTCGGTCTCATCGCCGGAAAGCAGTTCCAGGACCCGCTCCGCGAGGGAGCGGACGTAATCACCGCCTCGACCCACAAGACCTTCCCCGGGCCACAGGGCGGTGTTATCATCTACAAGCGCTTCGGCGAGACCGAGGAGATAGCCAGGCTCCAGTGGGCCATCTTCCCGGGGGTGCTCAGCAACCACCACCTCCACCACATGGCGGGGAAGGTTATCACCGCCGCGGAGATGCTCGAGTACGGTGAGAGGTACGCGGCCCAGATAGTGAAGAACGCGAAGGCCCTCGCCGAGGCTTTAGCGGAGGAGGGGTTCAAGGTCATCGGCGAGGACAAGGGCTACACCGAGAGCCACCAGGTCATCGTGGACGTCTCGGACCTTCACCCGGCCGCGGGTGGCTGGGCGGCTCCCCTGCTCGAGGAGGCCGGCATAATCCTCAACAAGAACCTGCTCCCGTGGGACCCGCTCGAGAAGGTCAACGAGCCGAGCGGCCTGCGCATAGGCGTCCAGGAGATGACCCGCGTCGGTATGCTTGAGGACGACATGAAGGAGATCGCTAAATTCATCCGTCGCGTCCTCATCGACAAGGAGGACCCGAAAAAGGTCGAGCGCGACGTCTTCTACTTCAGGCAGAACTTCCAGAGGGTCTACTACTCCTTCGACTACGGCCTTCCGATGAAGGAGTGACGATTTCCGTTCTTTTTTCAATTTTGGCACATAGTAATTGAGATTTTTCCAGCGTTCATTGGGGATTTTTCCAAAAACCGGGTTATAAACTGGGCCGTTTCCATTTTTTAAAGTCGCGTATCGGATTCTATTTCAGAAAGAGTTATAAAAGAGCTCATCCATGCTCATAAGACGGTGTTTGGCCGCCTTAGTCATACATCACTGTGCCATTAACGGCCGGACACCGCGGTGGGTGTCCATGGAATAAGGGACTCAAATCAGGGGATTAAATAAGCGGCTAAACTCACTTCAACCATTTTACTTCAATCCCTTTTGAAGTTTTGGCAACCGTTAAGAAGGTTGAAACCAATTTTCCATCGGGGAACCGCCATGAGGAGGATAATTCCGGTCCTGCTGATAGTTCTGCTGGTTCCGCTTGGATACTACATGGCATCGAGCGGTGGAAACGGAAGCAAAGGGTCCCAGAACCTTCAGGATAGCGAGGGAATCGTCCTGGAGCTCGGAAAGAGCGTCTACTCCACCAAAGACGTGATGACCCTCACGGTCGTCAACAACGCCAAGACCAACGTCACCACCGGCTACCACTTCAGGCTCTACAAACTGGAGAACGGAGAGTGGAAGGAGCTCAAGCTCGACCTCATGTTCGTGGAAATAGCGGTCGTAATTAAACCCGGTGGGAGCTGGGAACAGAGGATAGACCTCTCCAGGCTCAACCTTGAACCCGGACACTACAGGATAACGAAGAGGGTCTCCCTGGACTCACCGGCCGGGAACGCCATCAGCAAGGAGGTTGGGGCGGAGTTCGACGTGAGGGCTTAGAGGAGATCTTTTAATCCGCTGTTTTCACTTTCTCATCTTCTCTCCGACAGGGTAATGGGCGGGCCGGTTCTCGAGCGGGATTCGAGGTAACCGCTAAACCATGGCAAACTTTTTATCCTCCTCCGACATACCCGACCCCCGGCTAAAAGGGGTGGGAGAAATGAAGTTCTGTCCCAAGTGCGGTAACCTGATGCTTCCGGACAGGAAACGAAAGGTGTGGGTCTGCCGCTCATGTGGCTACGAGGAGCCCTTTGACGAGGAGAAGGACAGGGAGAAGACCGTCATCAAGCAGGAGGTCAAGCACAAACCTGATGAGGGCATAGTGGTCATCGAGCAGGATCTCAAGACCCTGCCGACCACGAAGATAACCTGTCCGAAGTGCGGCAACGACACCGCCTACTGGTGGGAGATGCAGACGAGGGCCGGTGACGAGCCGAGCACGATATTCTACAAGTGCACCAAGTGCGGCCACACCTGGAGGTCCTACGAGTGAGCGACCTGGAGCGGGAGACCCTGAGGAGGCTCGCGGAGAAGGCCCTGAAGGAGCTTGAGGAGGCCTACAAAAGGATACCCGACACCGACAACGGAAAAGCTTATTTATTCCGGGGCAAAGAGAGGGTTAGGCTGATGCTCGATATACTAAGGAGGGATAAAGATGCCGTTCGAGATAGTCTTTGACGGTGCCAAGGATTTTGCGGACCTCATCGCGACTGCAAGCAACCTGATAGACGAGGCCGCCTTCAAGGTAACCGAGGAAGGAATAAGCATGCGCGCCATGGACCCGAGCAGGGTCGTCCTCATCGATTTAAACCTGCCTGAGAGCATCTTCTCCAAGTACGAGGTGGAGGAAGAGGAGACCGTCGGGGTGAACATGGACCACTTCAAGAAGGTTCTCAAGCGCGGCAAGAACAAGGACACGCTCATCCTAAGAAAGGGCGACGAGAACTTCCTCGAGGTTACCTTCGAGGGAACCGCGAAGAGAACCTTCAGGCTACCGCTCATAGAGGTCGAGGAGCTCGAACTCGACCTGCCTGAGCTTCCCTTCACCGCCAAGGTGGTCGTCCTCGGCGAGGTCCTCAAGGAGGCCGTTAAGGACGCCTCCCTCGTCAGCGACGCCATGAAGTTCATAGCAAGGGAGAACGA encodes:
- a CDS encoding DUF3783 domain-containing protein; the protein is MNGKAIVIGFTPGEMEMLREALRIPAFGVPEDCKECLVSEIFERAETLNGPSDWHQRKFVIMDGVDNETIKHVISSVKSLRLGRVIFATTTENSLGWKLKDLLEELMAEDEYFQAMRWARKEAKKKTGPFLDIGKG
- the cobB gene encoding NAD-dependent protein deacetylase translates to MMEEAAKLLARSRFAIAFTGAGISAESGVPTFRGGSGLWKKYRPEELATPEAFRKDPNLVWEFYRWRMKLIMRARPNRAHRALAELERMGIVKAVITQNVDDLHREAGSQNVIELHGNIFRVRCTSCGYTEDLKRSGRLNEFLKEKGLPRCPECGSLLRPDVVWFGEPLPREALEEAFRLAERADVVLVIGTSGVVYPAAYIPQIVKETGGRVIEINPEESGITPIADVFLRYPAGEAMERLMERIGRMVE
- a CDS encoding aromatic amino acid transport family protein — encoded protein: MPVSEGVRRERVATSHGRYYQARLSAQRRKKLTVIQNIRKRKGVRGIRTNIITVEKPRITKGEALAILVGTQIGAGVLGLPYAASKVGLIPALGVLTGVMLLMLGTAFIVLRFSAGMGGAQMSTIAGKTLGRAGGWLMYLSVSLMSFGAILAYIAGMGNVFASLFGVSETVGAAIFWVLASIVVYRGLEASGKTELVLSYIMLFLFVAVTAMLLPHAEPERALYVRWSGLLSITGVSIFALGCHTIIPDVYKGLGSYKEAKRVLVLAFLIPTALYAVFMASFLLVFGTETPQVATQALELIYGKPGWLVGNLIPLLAITTSFIGIALAQQSNNEEFAKLGREWAWALTVIPPAALYFAGVKNFADVLAFAGDTGDMMAFIVLPVLMWLASRLRR
- the glyA gene encoding serine hydroxymethyltransferase; the encoded protein is MAEGYRDYRDRVLNFIEEHENWRSHTINLIASENVTSPSVNRAVRSGFMHKYAEGWPKQRYYQGCKYVDEVELIGVELFTKLFKSDFADLRPISGTNANQAAFFGLTQAGDKAIVLHTSHGGHISHMPFGAAGMRGLEVHTWPFDNEEFNIDVDKAEKLIRELEPKVVVFGGSLFPFPHPVKELAPVAKEVGAYVMYDAAHVLGLIAGKQFQDPLREGADVITASTHKTFPGPQGGVIIYKRFGETEEIARLQWAIFPGVLSNHHLHHMAGKVITAAEMLEYGERYAAQIVKNAKALAEALAEEGFKVIGEDKGYTESHQVIVDVSDLHPAAGGWAAPLLEEAGIILNKNLLPWDPLEKVNEPSGLRIGVQEMTRVGMLEDDMKEIAKFIRRVLIDKEDPKKVERDVFYFRQNFQRVYYSFDYGLPMKE
- a CDS encoding immunoglobulin-like domain-containing protein; the encoded protein is MRRIIPVLLIVLLVPLGYYMASSGGNGSKGSQNLQDSEGIVLELGKSVYSTKDVMTLTVVNNAKTNVTTGYHFRLYKLENGEWKELKLDLMFVEIAVVIKPGGSWEQRIDLSRLNLEPGHYRITKRVSLDSPAGNAISKEVGAEFDVRA
- a CDS encoding transcription factor S translates to MKFCPKCGNLMLPDRKRKVWVCRSCGYEEPFDEEKDREKTVIKQEVKHKPDEGIVVIEQDLKTLPTTKITCPKCGNDTAYWWEMQTRAGDEPSTIFYKCTKCGHTWRSYE
- a CDS encoding DNA polymerase sliding clamp, translated to MPFEIVFDGAKDFADLIATASNLIDEAAFKVTEEGISMRAMDPSRVVLIDLNLPESIFSKYEVEEEETVGVNMDHFKKVLKRGKNKDTLILRKGDENFLEVTFEGTAKRTFRLPLIEVEELELDLPELPFTAKVVVLGEVLKEAVKDASLVSDAMKFIARENEFTMRAEGETNEVEIKLTLEDEGLLDLEVEEETRSAYGISYLADMIKGIGKADEVIIRFGNEMPLQMEYPIRDEGKLVFLLAPRVED